The following are encoded in a window of bacterium genomic DNA:
- a CDS encoding HPr kinase/phosphorylase, whose amino-acid sequence MAVRRLYEDLKEKIHLELIVSEGMDIRYFAQRDLHRPGLALAGFVKLFTHDKIQILGNTENYYLLSQDDSERHVALETIFEFEMPCIIVTNGNKIMPEMIALCEKKKVPLMVTELSTTDTIHLISNYLDEMFAPEMTMHGSMVDVYGIGMILMGKSGIGKSEIALDLVERGHRLVADDTIRISRTSGGILMARGHDTLKHFLEVRGVGILDVREMFGIRAVRVQKRVEVVVDLQLWDGKEEYERLGLDDHTVEYLGVKIPIVKLPIYPGKNITVIAEAIALNLLLKVYGYDAAKIFTDRLSEEIRNKNKNAKSYVTNKFLDGDKE is encoded by the coding sequence ATGGCGGTTCGGCGTTTGTACGAAGATTTGAAAGAAAAAATTCATCTGGAGCTTATCGTTTCCGAAGGTATGGATATTCGATATTTTGCCCAGCGCGATTTGCACCGTCCGGGTTTGGCGTTAGCGGGGTTTGTTAAACTTTTTACGCACGACAAAATTCAAATCTTGGGCAACACGGAAAATTATTACCTTCTGAGTCAGGATGATAGTGAACGGCATGTGGCGCTTGAAACGATTTTTGAATTTGAAATGCCTTGTATCATCGTTACCAACGGCAACAAAATCATGCCGGAAATGATCGCTCTGTGTGAGAAGAAAAAAGTGCCGCTTATGGTGACAGAGCTTTCGACGACAGATACGATCCATCTGATCAGCAACTATCTCGACGAGATGTTTGCTCCGGAAATGACCATGCATGGATCTATGGTGGATGTTTACGGCATCGGTATGATTCTCATGGGCAAAAGCGGTATCGGCAAAAGCGAAATAGCGCTTGATCTCGTCGAACGCGGCCACCGTCTTGTTGCGGATGATACGATTCGCATCAGTCGTACTTCGGGCGGTATTTTGATGGCTCGCGGACATGATACACTCAAGCATTTTCTTGAAGTGCGCGGTGTCGGCATTCTCGATGTGCGTGAAATGTTCGGTATCCGTGCCGTGCGTGTACAAAAACGTGTCGAGGTCGTGGTTGATTTACAACTTTGGGACGGCAAAGAAGAATACGAACGGCTTGGCTTGGATGATCATACCGTCGAATATCTCGGCGTAAAAATACCGATCGTCAAACTGCCGATTTATCCGGGAAAAAATATTACGGTTATTGCGGAGGCCATTGCACTCAACCTGCTTCTCAAAGTTTACGGTTACGATGCGGCTAAAATTTTTACAGATCGGTTGTCTGAAGAAATAAGAAATAAAAATAAAAACGCTAAGTCCTACGTTACCAATAAATTTTTAGATGGCGATAAAGAATAA
- a CDS encoding MCE family protein: protein MNENKVMEIKVGITILLATVLLVMSIVWLKGITFKPNTFEVEITFNNTAGLQIGDPVTVSGMKVGKVTDINLEADSVIVSVSLSNSVILKEDVRAVITSTDFFGGKKIELVTGVADNIFKSKRFRGTREPDITELTSQLKEIATDVKGTLQRVDSVLIGVNNFVGDKKMINSLKNAVYNLDSTTSRVRQIVERSDVRIDSTLSRLSSSTKIFKTMLSRTDAQIDSTFGNVRLITQSVMDVTQSLDSIVSKVQSGEGNLGRMIYDDQLYWRINRTTQQLDSLVGSLREKGVKVNVKLFGD from the coding sequence TTGAACGAAAATAAAGTCATGGAGATCAAGGTCGGTATTACGATACTATTAGCGACCGTTCTTTTGGTTATGAGCATAGTGTGGCTCAAAGGGATTACTTTTAAGCCTAACACGTTTGAAGTCGAAATAACTTTCAATAATACAGCCGGATTGCAGATCGGTGATCCCGTTACAGTCAGCGGTATGAAAGTGGGAAAAGTAACGGATATTAATCTGGAAGCCGATTCCGTAATTGTGTCGGTCAGTTTATCCAACAGCGTCATTCTCAAAGAAGATGTACGTGCCGTTATTACCAGCACAGATTTTTTTGGCGGAAAAAAGATCGAGTTAGTCACCGGCGTAGCGGATAATATTTTCAAATCCAAACGATTTCGCGGTACGCGTGAACCCGATATCACGGAGCTAACAAGCCAGCTCAAAGAAATCGCTACCGATGTCAAAGGTACCCTTCAGCGCGTGGACAGCGTATTGATCGGTGTAAATAACTTTGTCGGCGATAAAAAAATGATCAATTCGCTGAAAAACGCGGTTTATAATCTTGATTCGACCACATCACGTGTCCGTCAAATCGTAGAGCGCAGCGACGTGCGAATTGATTCGACGCTTTCGCGGCTCTCATCCTCTACCAAAATTTTCAAAACCATGTTGAGTCGTACGGATGCACAGATTGATTCGACGTTTGGCAATGTACGCTTGATCACACAATCCGTTATGGATGTAACTCAATCATTGGACAGTATTGTAAGTAAAGTGCAAAGCGGCGAAGGCAATCTGGGCCGGATGATCTATGATGATCAGTTATATTGGCGAATCAATCGCACCACGCAACAACTGGATTCTTTGGTCGGTTCACTGCGCGAAAAAGGTGTTAAGGTTAATGTTAAATTGTTTGGCGATTAA
- a CDS encoding ZIP family metal transporter, giving the protein MNFLLSIMLSLFAGVLIIAGGWVFSSKKNWESRYLDFFIALGAGYILGVALLDMIPEAFHATPHAMYYVVLGYLIVHLFEHVLTPHFHFGEETHNHLISNVVSTSALIGLMVHNFFSGVAIGSGMLTSEKVGWMIFAGTVLHKLPEGFTIASIMFASHHRRTYGVVGTILLALASLLGTVMIYLFEMESLPVKDIALAMSAGTFIHVATTDLIPRINDSGSRRMPLVVFLGVGLFLISYMLMHP; this is encoded by the coding sequence ATGAATTTTCTTCTTTCCATTATGTTAAGCTTGTTTGCCGGTGTATTGATTATTGCCGGGGGATGGGTTTTTTCATCCAAAAAAAATTGGGAATCCCGCTATCTTGATTTTTTTATCGCTTTGGGTGCGGGGTATATTCTCGGTGTAGCGCTTCTCGACATGATACCGGAAGCTTTTCATGCGACACCCCATGCGATGTATTACGTAGTCTTAGGCTATCTGATCGTTCACTTATTTGAACACGTCTTAACACCACACTTTCATTTTGGCGAAGAAACACACAATCACCTTATTTCCAACGTGGTTAGTACATCGGCGCTGATCGGACTTATGGTTCATAATTTTTTTAGCGGCGTGGCGATCGGTTCAGGTATGTTGACAAGTGAAAAAGTGGGATGGATGATATTTGCAGGCACGGTGCTTCATAAACTTCCCGAAGGTTTTACGATTGCTTCGATCATGTTCGCATCTCATCACCGCCGTACATACGGCGTTGTGGGTACGATTTTGCTGGCGCTCGCATCGCTTTTGGGAACGGTAATGATTTATTTATTTGAAATGGAGTCTTTGCCTGTTAAAGATATTGCTTTGGCCATGTCTGCGGGAACTTTTATCCACGTAGCCACCACAGATCTTATTCCGCGTATCAATGATTCAGGTTCTCGTCGTATGCCGTTGGTAGTTTTTTTGGGTGTCGGATTATTTTTGATAAGCTATATGTTGATGCATCCGTAA
- a CDS encoding AbgT family transporter, producing MLKKLFSRETLQKVLNFIERVGNLLPHPATLFGLFALTIVIVSGIFSAMDISVQHPGTGETIRPVSLLTVEGLHRILSNLVTNFTGFVPLGTVLVAMLGIGIAEGSGLIGSVLRLLVISAPKRLLTFVIVFAGVMSNVAGEVGYVLLIPLAAVIFLAVGRHPIAGLAAAFAGVSGGYSANLLLGTVDPLLAGLTQEAARIVDPAYHVNPACNYYFLVASTFILSAVGTWVTEKMVEPRLGVYQGEEKPEEIKPLTVEEKRGFRYAMITGLVLTAIILIGLIPENGYLRDLKSGSVLKSPFMAHIVSFIFILGAALGIAYGWGTGKFKNDSDIMKSMGKSMETLGGYMVLVFFAAQFVAYFNWTNLGLIIAVKLAGILKTSGLGSVPLIVSMVFMTSFVNLFMGSASAKWAIMAPIFVPMFMILGYAPELTQAAYRVGDSCSNVISPMMSYFALIMAFMQRYTKDAGLGSLIATMIPYTIAFLIFWSIALVIWLIFEIPLGPDARLFLQV from the coding sequence ATGTTAAAAAAATTATTTAGCCGGGAAACATTACAAAAAGTTCTCAACTTCATTGAGCGGGTGGGTAATCTATTGCCTCATCCGGCTACATTGTTTGGTCTTTTTGCATTGACCATCGTGATCGTATCGGGAATTTTCAGTGCGATGGATATATCCGTACAGCATCCGGGTACCGGTGAGACTATTCGACCGGTCAGTTTGTTGACTGTCGAAGGATTGCATCGCATTTTATCCAATCTTGTAACCAATTTTACAGGGTTTGTCCCTTTGGGTACCGTTCTTGTAGCCATGTTGGGTATTGGTATTGCTGAAGGCAGTGGATTGATCGGCTCTGTATTACGCCTCTTAGTGATTTCAGCACCAAAACGATTATTGACTTTCGTTATCGTTTTTGCGGGTGTAATGTCCAATGTGGCAGGTGAAGTCGGTTATGTTCTTTTGATACCTTTGGCCGCAGTAATATTTTTGGCTGTAGGTCGCCACCCCATTGCGGGTTTAGCGGCAGCGTTTGCCGGCGTGTCGGGCGGTTACAGTGCGAATTTACTATTAGGCACCGTAGATCCTCTTCTCGCGGGACTTACTCAGGAAGCAGCGCGTATCGTGGATCCGGCTTATCATGTAAATCCTGCATGTAATTATTATTTTTTAGTTGCTTCGACCTTTATTTTGAGCGCTGTAGGAACATGGGTTACCGAAAAAATGGTGGAACCGCGTTTAGGTGTTTATCAAGGTGAAGAAAAACCTGAAGAAATCAAACCACTCACAGTAGAAGAAAAACGCGGTTTTCGTTATGCGATGATCACCGGTTTAGTACTAACAGCGATTATCCTCATAGGCTTAATTCCTGAAAACGGTTATCTGCGTGATCTGAAATCCGGTTCTGTTTTGAAATCGCCGTTCATGGCACATATCGTTTCGTTTATTTTTATACTCGGTGCAGCACTGGGAATTGCTTATGGTTGGGGTACCGGAAAGTTTAAAAACGACAGCGATATTATGAAGAGCATGGGAAAATCCATGGAAACGCTAGGCGGCTATATGGTGCTTGTTTTTTTTGCAGCGCAATTTGTCGCATACTTCAACTGGACAAATCTTGGTCTCATCATCGCTGTCAAATTAGCAGGTATTCTGAAAACCTCCGGATTGGGAAGTGTTCCTTTGATCGTTTCGATGGTTTTTATGACTTCATTTGTTAATTTATTTATGGGCAGTGCATCAGCCAAATGGGCTATCATGGCGCCGATATTTGTTCCGATGTTTATGATACTTGGTTATGCGCCGGAGTTGACCCAAGCGGCTTATCGTGTTGGCGACAGTTGCTCCAATGTCATTTCGCCGATGATGTCTTATTTTGCGCTCATCATGGCGTTTATGCAACGCTACACCAAAGACGCAGGTTTGGGTTCACTCATTGCTACGATGATTCCCTATACGATTGCATTTCTTATTTTTTGGTCCATAGCACTGGTAATCTGGCTTATATTTGAAATTCCTCTGGGGCCGGATGCGCGATTATTTTTACAGGTGTAA
- the glmS gene encoding glutamine--fructose-6-phosphate transaminase (isomerizing), whose protein sequence is MCGIIGYIGKRQAMPIVMNGLKRMEYRGYDSAGVCFVENQSLQIRKQAGKLYELEKDLVGVNFDATVGMGHTRWATHGVPNQTNAHPHFDEDNNFAVIHNGIIENYASLKIELVKKGHTFKTETDTETVIHLVEEFYKSGMDFETAVREAIYCIKGAYGFVFMCRHEPEKIIVARCGSPLVLGYGNEEFLVASDASAIVAHTRQVVYLEDNEMAVLSRQGIEVKTLDNKVIEKQVEEITFDISQIEKAGYEHFMLKEIFEQPNTIRDAMRGRLIAEEGMPRLGGLVDHIDTLKKAKKIVFIACGTSWHAALTAEYMIEEFARINVEVEYASEFRYRNPIVEEGTVVFVISQSGETADTLAAMREAKRRGAAVFGICNVVGSSIARETDAGVYIHAGPEIGVASTKAFTSQLTVIALITVLLARLRNMSSAEGKQIVEEMDMLPEKVKEILKASDYIREIAELYKDRRNFLYLGRGYNFPVALEGALKLKEISYIHAEGYPAAEMKHGPIALIDEEMPIVFIAPQDAIYDKVVSNIEEVRARGGKVIAITTEGNTDIRSKADHIIYIPKTMDFLIPILSVIPLQLLSYHMAVLRGCNVDQPRNLAKSVTVE, encoded by the coding sequence ATGTGCGGGATTATAGGTTATATCGGTAAACGTCAAGCCATGCCTATCGTGATGAATGGCCTCAAACGGATGGAATATCGCGGTTATGATTCGGCCGGCGTTTGTTTTGTCGAAAATCAATCATTACAAATACGTAAACAAGCGGGCAAGCTTTACGAACTCGAAAAAGATTTGGTCGGTGTTAATTTTGATGCAACCGTCGGCATGGGGCACACACGCTGGGCCACGCACGGTGTGCCAAATCAGACGAACGCCCATCCTCATTTTGATGAAGACAATAATTTCGCGGTCATACATAACGGTATCATCGAAAACTATGCGTCTCTGAAAATCGAACTTGTGAAAAAAGGTCATACATTTAAAACCGAAACCGATACAGAAACAGTAATCCATCTCGTCGAGGAATTTTACAAATCCGGTATGGATTTCGAAACCGCTGTACGAGAAGCCATATACTGCATCAAAGGTGCGTATGGTTTTGTTTTTATGTGCCGTCACGAACCTGAAAAAATCATCGTTGCCCGCTGTGGTAGCCCGCTAGTTTTGGGTTATGGCAACGAAGAATTTCTCGTGGCTTCCGATGCCTCCGCGATCGTCGCACACACACGACAAGTCGTATATCTGGAAGATAATGAAATGGCCGTATTGTCACGTCAGGGTATCGAAGTCAAAACTTTGGACAATAAGGTTATCGAAAAACAAGTCGAAGAAATCACTTTTGATATCAGTCAGATCGAAAAAGCCGGTTATGAGCATTTTATGCTCAAGGAAATTTTCGAACAGCCAAACACGATCCGTGATGCGATGCGCGGTCGCCTGATCGCCGAGGAAGGCATGCCGCGACTTGGCGGTCTTGTTGATCATATTGACACACTCAAAAAAGCCAAAAAAATCGTATTCATCGCATGCGGCACCAGTTGGCATGCAGCCTTGACGGCAGAATACATGATCGAAGAATTTGCGCGAATCAATGTTGAAGTAGAATACGCTTCGGAATTTAGATACCGCAATCCCATCGTAGAAGAAGGGACCGTTGTTTTTGTGATCAGCCAATCAGGCGAAACCGCCGATACCCTCGCCGCTATGCGCGAAGCCAAACGCCGTGGCGCAGCCGTATTCGGTATTTGTAATGTGGTCGGAAGTTCGATCGCACGTGAAACCGATGCCGGCGTTTATATTCACGCCGGTCCCGAAATTGGCGTCGCTTCGACCAAAGCATTTACTTCCCAACTTACCGTCATCGCGCTGATCACTGTGCTCTTGGCTCGATTGCGAAATATGTCCTCCGCCGAAGGTAAACAAATCGTCGAAGAAATGGATATGTTGCCAGAAAAAGTAAAAGAAATTCTCAAAGCCAGCGATTATATCCGTGAAATTGCCGAATTGTACAAAGATCGTAGGAATTTCCTGTACCTTGGCCGCGGATATAATTTTCCGGTGGCTTTGGAAGGCGCTCTCAAACTAAAAGAAATTTCATACATTCATGCCGAAGGTTATCCGGCAGCAGAAATGAAACACGGGCCGATCGCACTCATTGACGAAGAAATGCCGATCGTTTTTATCGCACCACAAGATGCCATATACGATAAGGTTGTCAGTAATATCGAAGAAGTGCGTGCACGCGGCGGTAAAGTTATTGCTATTACAACGGAAGGCAATACCGATATCCGCAGCAAAGCGGACCATATCATTTATATTCCTAAAACGATGGATTTTCTGATTCCGATTTTATCCGTGATCCCGTTACAGCTTTTGTCTTATCATATGGCTGTTCTTCGCGGATGCAATGTGGATCAACCACGTAACCTCGCTAAGAGTGTTACTGTAGAATAA
- a CDS encoding bifunctional (p)ppGpp synthetase/guanosine-3',5'-bis(diphosphate) 3'-pyrophosphohydrolase, with the protein MNLFQEQGTTAPIVRDKAHYDHIFEEALNSYKSYIRIPDTETLRKAYEYSYLSHLGQFRKSGLPYFDHIIEVVKILIEQNMDTVTLVAAFLHDVIEDTGKTYDDIAKEFGNDVAGIVDGLTKIAGFEFGSLEIKQAENFRKMLLSMIKDIRVIIIKFADRIHNMRTIDSLPRKKQERIATETRDVYAPLAHRFGMARTRWELEDLVLKVLDPESYWELSRLVSEKRTEREFYIQSVAKPLIEKLKDNGVEAQIIGRPKHFFSIYNKMKKRNKPFNEIYDLLAIRIMVQEKTDCYRALGFVHSTYTPVTERFKDYVAVPKINGYQSIHTTVIGPDGKMVEIQIRTHEMHQIAEEGIAAHWLYKEGKNQMDQIDKQIGWIRQLIERQRDQSDPGEFLEDLKIDLFQDEVFVFTPKGDLIPLPKGSTPIDFAFAVHSEVGLHCIGAKVNGKIVPLHTELRSGELIEILTSEHQSPSTHWLEIVKSSKARSHIKRYFRNIEIEQSIVLGKDLLEQELRLVQLRKPFADYVDDLVKMATELTFENLDMMLSSIGRGNTSAQSIAQRLAQKNIAPEKPQESSSFFKRFIKRSSSESKGIAISGVDNMMIHFAKCCNPIPGDQIMGYVTRGRGVHLHRNDCHNILDAVKKEPERALAAKWQVDETKNFNVQIRVVGRDRKNFLVDVAQKISSTDTNIVSAEVRTTGNETVHLFVLQVRNIAHLNMILDKIRRVPNVITASRADTSGVAN; encoded by the coding sequence TTGAACTTGTTTCAAGAACAAGGCACGACTGCACCTATTGTACGTGATAAGGCACATTACGATCATATTTTTGAAGAAGCTCTGAATTCTTACAAATCTTATATTCGTATACCGGATACCGAAACACTGCGTAAAGCTTACGAATACAGTTATCTTTCACACTTGGGGCAATTCCGTAAATCCGGTTTACCGTATTTTGATCACATCATCGAAGTGGTCAAAATTTTGATCGAACAAAATATGGATACGGTGACTTTGGTCGCGGCTTTTTTGCATGATGTCATAGAAGATACAGGAAAAACCTACGATGATATTGCCAAAGAATTTGGCAATGATGTCGCCGGTATTGTTGACGGATTGACTAAAATCGCAGGTTTTGAATTCGGCAGTTTGGAAATAAAACAAGCCGAGAATTTCCGCAAAATGCTTCTTTCGATGATCAAAGATATTCGTGTGATCATCATCAAGTTTGCTGATCGTATTCACAATATGCGCACAATCGACTCCCTGCCGCGCAAAAAACAAGAGCGCATTGCGACGGAAACGCGCGACGTGTATGCTCCGCTGGCTCATCGTTTTGGTATGGCTCGTACGCGATGGGAATTGGAAGATCTCGTGCTCAAAGTCTTGGATCCGGAATCGTATTGGGAGTTATCACGTCTAGTCAGCGAAAAAAGAACGGAACGCGAATTTTATATTCAGTCCGTGGCCAAACCGCTTATCGAAAAGCTCAAAGATAACGGAGTCGAAGCGCAAATCATCGGCCGGCCCAAACACTTTTTCAGTATTTATAATAAAATGAAAAAGCGTAACAAGCCGTTTAACGAAATTTACGACTTGCTTGCCATCCGTATTATGGTTCAAGAAAAAACGGATTGTTATCGCGCTTTGGGTTTTGTTCACAGCACATACACGCCGGTTACTGAACGATTCAAAGATTATGTTGCCGTTCCTAAAATCAATGGCTACCAATCTATCCACACAACCGTGATCGGACCCGACGGTAAGATGGTGGAAATACAAATTCGCACACACGAGATGCATCAGATAGCCGAAGAAGGTATAGCTGCGCACTGGCTGTACAAAGAAGGCAAAAATCAGATGGATCAGATTGATAAACAGATCGGATGGATTCGGCAGTTAATCGAACGCCAGCGTGACCAGTCGGATCCGGGTGAATTTCTCGAAGATCTCAAAATTGACTTATTTCAGGACGAAGTTTTTGTTTTTACGCCCAAAGGTGATCTTATTCCTTTACCCAAAGGTTCTACGCCGATAGATTTTGCTTTTGCTGTGCACTCGGAAGTAGGGTTGCATTGTATCGGAGCCAAAGTCAACGGCAAGATCGTGCCTTTGCATACCGAGCTGCGCAGCGGTGAACTTATTGAAATTCTCACCTCTGAACATCAATCGCCAAGCACGCATTGGCTGGAAATCGTCAAATCATCCAAAGCACGCAGCCACATCAAACGCTATTTTCGTAATATTGAGATCGAACAGAGCATCGTTCTTGGTAAAGATCTTCTTGAGCAGGAATTGCGCTTAGTACAACTGCGCAAGCCGTTTGCAGACTACGTGGATGATTTAGTCAAAATGGCTACGGAACTGACATTTGAAAATCTGGATATGATGCTTTCATCCATAGGGCGTGGCAATACCTCTGCACAAAGTATCGCGCAACGCTTAGCGCAAAAAAATATAGCTCCGGAAAAACCTCAGGAAAGCAGTTCGTTTTTTAAACGCTTTATCAAACGCAGTTCTTCGGAATCCAAAGGCATTGCCATCAGCGGTGTTGACAATATGATGATTCATTTTGCCAAATGCTGTAATCCGATACCAGGCGATCAGATTATGGGTTATGTCACGCGCGGGCGCGGTGTACATTTGCACCGCAATGACTGTCACAATATACTGGATGCCGTCAAAAAAGAACCCGAACGCGCGTTAGCGGCCAAATGGCAAGTAGATGAAACCAAAAACTTCAACGTTCAGATACGTGTCGTAGGGCGCGATCGTAAAAACTTTCTTGTGGATGTAGCGCAAAAAATATCCTCCACGGATACCAATATCGTCAGCGCGGAGGTACGTACGACGGGAAACGAAACCGTACATCTTTTTGTATTACAAGTTCGGAATATCGCACATCTGAATATGATACTCGACAAAATACGGCGCGTGCCCAATGTCATCACAGCATCGCGAGCGGATACGAGCGGCGTAGCCAACTGA